In the genome of Raphanus sativus cultivar WK10039 chromosome 9, ASM80110v3, whole genome shotgun sequence, the window TTTAGGATTGAAGTTTTTTGACCATAAAAAAAGATTGAAGtctaacattttataaaataaaacaaatattaaaattttgaaaatattttttttttaagtttcaaaaagCACATTCgaatttccaaacaaaattaaaaataataataaaaatttcgaaacaaaaaaagttcaaaagaaaaaattataaaagaaattctaatttgaaaacatataattcgaaattattaaaatattatttttatttttattttccttttctttacttttatttttttaatttttatttgtatttatgcTTCTAGGAGATAATAGTCTTTCTAcctattaaatgaaatattttagtcatttttttctttagaactttttttgtgataaaaatttgaaaaataattatttaggaGAATTGCCCTTTAAACTAACCAAACCAGGACtaaatatttccaaataatagtccagataaaacaaaatcaacaacGGGCCCtgttatcaaaataataatgttGAATACACAGCAAAAAGTGAAAGAAGATGAATTACAATCTGATAACAGCAAGTAATAATAACTCAAAGCACAAATCATGTAGTTGTTGGGTGTAATAAGCTAAGTACATGATATTAATGAGAGTGCATTGCATTTTAGAGTTTGGCCTTTAGATTTAACATATTAGAGTACTTTGGGCTGGAGATTGACTTTTGTTTGACTTAAATACTCATCATAATAACGAGGCCTGCTCCATCTTTTTTGTATCACACTTCTGTGGTAAGATTGAAACTAATAGTTTTGTTTTGTGgttgtaataaaattatatgtaatcCACAATCTTTTGTGGCCGTCGGATTAGAGAGAGAGTATGTTGATCGAAAGGCCAGTTTTTAACCTTATACATTTATTAAGAAACGATGGACGTTGATGTTGATCTAATAGTCTAGTTTGGACAGTTAGAGAGTCAGGTTTGGTGGATCTGATGGTTGGAGGATAAGGGATTTGAAAAGGGGAGATGTAGATGGAATCGGTGTGGTCATGTAGCAAATGAGAGATGATTAAAGTTTTGATGGTTCTGGTGGTGTGATCATGAATAACACAACAAAGAATGGTGGAAGTTTTGTTGGTTGTGGTCAGAAGTGGTGTGATTATAGATATGGGAGGGTGTGTAGCGGTTGCGTTTTGTAGTGATTTCCACGAGAATAGGACGGAGAAGGTGCTGTTGTTTAGATTAAGATTCTGTAACTAACTTAGAAAGGAGAACTTTGAGAATGGATCCAGAGAAGATGTTGTTGCTGAGACTATATGTGAGATTCATGCAGCTATTCATATCATTAGGGATGGTTCCGGAGAGTGACTGAGTTAGgtgaatccgagagagagtttTTGAAGACTCTTAAGATCACAAAGCGACGGAAAGTTTCCAGATAAACGTTTACGAGAGAAGCAGGGTAGTGCCTGACTTTTTGGGGCTTagaaaccataaaaaaaaaatcggtcCTTTACTATAACATTTGGTAAAATTGATATAGAGGAAGAATCGAACTTATTAACATATTGAACGGACAACTAGCTCAAAGCTGACTGAACCGATTAATCTTTTCTAAAATTGGCCCCTAACATATATTTAACTATACCAGCCGTGTTTGATGGACATTTACTCAGGCACAGCCTGTAAAAGAGCTTGTAGAATTGCAGGTTACACCGGGCCGGCCCTAAGACAAGCCTAACTAGACATTCGCCTCAAGCCccccaaaatttttgaaaattttcatatGGATACAAACCtccaaatttgttaaaaaaaaattttaggcCCCTAAAATTTAGTTCCCTCTTTATTCGTCTACAGCCCCTAAAATTTCAGGATCAACCTTAGTTACACCTGTGAAGATACATAGACTGGTATTGGAGTTCAGCTTCCATAAATCTAAAATGTCGGGATTCAGATCCAGGAGCGATGATCTGATATTGAGTAAAACTTGGAAGCCGTAGACATGTCGGTGAGTTTTGACCGGAGTAGAGAGGAGAGCCGTGACGGTGGTTGAATTGAGTGGAAGATTGTTTCTTCACATTAGAAAATCTTGGATTAGGGTGTCGGCAAACAACTGGTTTCGTGTGGAGGAGGAACCGATGTAGTGGATTATGGTTTTTGTGAGTATAAAGGACTGTTCAGGAAATATATAACTAACAAGTACTCAACATGTTTAAAGTACCTAGTAGTGTAAACCAATATTCGAAAAGTATGTCTACATATAATTTTCTCTATTAATGAGCACACCTCATTATTACCAAGTAACATGAACTGTATATATCATGCATGCATTGTAAAGCAATGTAATTAGTATGAAAATGTAGTGGCAATTATATACTACTTAGTAACAAGAATTAGTGTTTGCGCTTGGACTTCGAGGAAGCGAGGGAATGAGAGTTGTGCCAATTCCTCTTGCGTTGATTAATGAACCAATTGTTGATTTGCTTTAACTGTAATCCGGTCTCCTCTACCAATTTTGCCTTGTCATCTTCCTGTTCAAATCACATCGTTTTTACATTATATTCAAATTAAGCGGCATTATAGTAGATCTAGTTACATACTTATATATGTAGTGAGTGCTATTCATGAGTTGTCGAAAAGAGTGCTTGCGTTGAGTGTAAATCCAGATATTGAGCCCGATTGTTTCTTTACGTTAACATTTGCATTTTCTGTTTCATgctataataattataataatatcacTTGAAAACGTAAATGCAAACGCAAACGAAGAATTGGACCCAAATATGCTTTTGTTggtttgtataaaaaatatagcaCTCACAGTAGGGTAAGGCCACTTGCAATGTTGTTGCCACCAATTTTTCAAGACAGTGGTTGTGTCCCCAGGTAACTTCCCAGCCCTTCTTTTCCTCATTATCTCTTCTCTTACATCTTCAATTCTCGATTTAAAACCCTTATCAAAGcacaaataacaaaaataataattaaaaatcaatatattaataaaatataaccattaaatatttttttaacatatagCTTACCTGTTTGAGTTCGAGTTTAAGTTCTTGTCTGACTCTTTCCATAAGAGATCTTTCTGATTCAGTCGGAAGCAATGGACCGAATCCCGTCATATCATGGCCGCAGCTGAGATCGGAAGTATCCAATGAAAAATCCATCTGAAAATCGTCCTCGTCTTCGGACATCGTGGCACCAGACCCCTCTCCTAATATCGCTCCTATGGGAATAGAGAAAGCTTAACGAAATACTCCCtatgtttcataatacttgatgttttgccttcttgcacaaagattaagaaaactagatttgttttaaaaaaaaaattaaaaatattactttagaatcaattaaccaataataaaaatgacagtgaaatctaattggttgaacagtttccaataaagttaaatttaaccttaaaatctcaaaacttcatctaatttgaaacaaaattatccttctaaaacatcaactatattgaaacggagggagtattactCAAACAGACTGTTCCAAAATTGCATTGCAACACAAGTACTCtagttagtttattttgtttttatcctCCAAAGAAAAAGGTAAATGATTTTAACGCCTTTGATATATCTCCAAGGCTTTGGAGTTGAATATTGTCTCTTGAAAACTCATACATCTTTAGAATAATCATATAAAGTTAAGCAAAAATTATATCCATATCTTCTATTTAATTGTGAAAGCTATATTCTTCATGATCAtctacatatatttattttatttatatatgttttatgtcTACCGGTTGTTCATATGGTATGATCAGCAAGAATCTTTAGTTACctaactcaatttttttttaaaatggccTATATACTATTCTACAAGGGATTAATTTTAAGGGACATTACCAAAATACCAtattattaatacaatttttcaTGTTTACTTTAACTATTGTTACCCTCACTtttaaagagagaaaaatacaCTTATAATCCTAATTAAGGTTAACTAGTCTAAACttaggtttagagttgaggGGTGGGTAGAGTAGGGTTTTTGAAATGTGGAGTTTATGAttctaattaatatataaataaataattaatatttttaaaaataaattaaaattactttCCAAAAAGAATTTTCGAACTTcaaaacagttttaaaaaaaaaattctcgatttttttttcttttttaaagttCGAATTTGAAAAGTGTAGTtcgaaaacataattatttatttatttatttaaataattatttattatatatttatatagagtAAGAGTGTAAGAGTCTTTTGTCTCTTAATGAATAaggtttatttgaaaatatctttttaGTGAAGGTAAACATGAATAATGTTACTAATAATATGATAAACATGAAAATTCCCctaattttaaatcatattttatttggtACCACCTTCATGGTTTATATAACATGATATAAACTATTATAGATGATTTAGGCCAAAAACAACTATtagaaatgaatatatattttctaatatatatagtcaTATATATCTATAGAGAGATTTATGAGCAAATGTGAAATTTGAAATTCGCATCCTTATATTTCCCATATACAAagaaataaattacaaaatttgaaaatttgattaattttcttgatattttaaataaataaatacaaaatgtaGTAGAAAAACCTGTGAGAGAGTGGAGGTTGTTCTCAATTTCACGGCAAGCCATCACAGCTTCGACGGCATGAACCCTCACGTGTTGTTGCAGCTGTTCTTTGAAGCTACACAACACCATCACATATTGTGCCTGTTTccagattttattattaatcataccaacatatatatattaatctagTGACCCAattcatttaattaattaacaatttccacagatatatatgtatatacacatATTGAATCATTACTTAGTCCTATTTTCTACCcaattttagtaaataaaaataatttctatttttaattatcgCAAATAACATCCAAACTATAGTTGAGATATCAATTCCACTTTAATGCAGTTGCAAATTTTAGTATGGAGTAGAAATCACGGGATTCAACAACCTGAGAAATCTAAGCTCAAATATACAATTtcaatttaattacaaaaatgatattttacatatactcactctatatatatatgaattgaGCATCTAATCATCTTACCACATAAAGCTAAAGACCTATATAtgcgtgtgtgtgtgtataatatatatggaaatttggtgaagataaataaatttcCATAATTAATTGTCAAAGTTTAACTTTTAATAACATCATTCAGATTAAATTCACAAAGATCTtgtaaaataaatcaaataaaatatgatttttgaaaGATAATTTCGCAAGATCTATTAATTTTATAGCCTCACTCAAAGTTAGTCCACTAGCAATCATTAAGAAATTTTATGACGACACAAAAATTTCCATGAAAATTAACAAAGTCTACATATTgaatttcacatttaaaatgcCTACAAAAGCAAACAACTAAatcattgaaaaaaatattaaaaattatggaaACATGTTTTTCAAACACTGGTGGTCCATCATATATCAatcttttaaacaaaaacaaaaacaagaaataaataaaaaaagtaatcaAACAATACATTAATCTCTACAACAATTAGTCTAATCGACGTACCAAGAAATTGTCGAGCTCGTGACGATCATGATGCGAGAATCCAACGGCTGTGGAAGCATAAGATCGGAGAAGATGTTGAGAGCGAGAAAGCTGAGCTTCAATTATTGGAAGCTGATCGATCGGAGTCGCTACTCTCAGACATGCCACATGGGCAGCCAATAATTGCTCGTACATGGGATGTGTCGCTATCTCTCCTTTCATCTGTCTATTTTGCTCCACTACTAAGACTGCCTCTCTGTCTCCTCCACCTACTGTGGCTCCGATCATACCTAACGCCGTTTCTTGCATATATTCTTGATCGAAGGCGGAGCAAGTTTTTCCTGAAAACCCTAGTTCTTGAACCAGATTTTGTGTGTACGATTAgctcagagagagagagagagagagagagagagagagagagagagagagagagagagagagataatgaTCGGAAAAAACTGTGacttaaaaaaaagttaaagccATGGGTTTATGGCTTTAGAAAAAACTGTCCCTTTAAAcgtaaaaacaaagaaaacagacTGTTAGTATTTTTAGGAAGACTTTAAAGACTAATGGCTTTAGGATCAAGAAAACGTGATTGGTAAAAATACGGCTTTGAGGACTTTTAATTTAATTCAATGGTGCATCTATTCTATTTTAACCTGAGTACAACACAATATTTATCTATCTTaagtgattttaaaattatttttatttattttaactatttttaatcacttcatttattttattttcaaataagttGACATCATTTACAGAAGTACTTACCTATTTAAAGTGTTTTACTATGTCTTTTACATTCTTTTTTACTCTtcataactattttattaattatatttactataatTTGACATCATTTATTTTACATGTTAACCATAATAATTTCACATGTTTCGATAAAATTTTTACATCCCTGAAAAGAATTCAAATCGGTTaaccaatattttttatatgtttacaGAATCAGTTATACATAGGTATTCTATTACCTGTTTGTGTACCAATCagttttttaagttttacaattaaattttctgatattataaatttctagATAGTGTtcaagttaattttttttagggTCCGAGTAAGtttatatgaatttaaaaatatctaaataatttatatatttagaaataccattgaacaatttataaaaagtaaaaacaacgTCCGCGCGGAGAGGCGGAGAATTACAAGAATAggtatatttttctattaaacAGTAGTATTAATTTGGTGTTATTTGTTAAGTGGGTGTAAGAACATTAGGTGTGTCTACCGGCCCTGCCATTAAAGGTAGGAGGAAGatattttctttatctttttttttgagcaaattttttttttttccatctataatattattaaacaaagaaAACCAAAGTACAAAGCCCAAAAAGGCCCAAATTCGAAAAACCAAACCTAAAACCAACAAACACAAAACTATACTCCAGCCCAACACGGGAAAACCGAGAGCCCACTTCACCACACACCGCACAACACACCGCTCCACGTGTCTAAACCACAACACTGAGAAGCCGCGTGTCGGTTGCTGAAGCTTCGCCATCTCGAACGGCTGGAGATCGTCGCCGGGACCGACGTCCGTTACCTCACTGAATCGCGAAACACCTGCTCCATCCCCAGATAGAAGTCGACGCTGTAACAAACAGAACACAAATTTCCGGATTCACCGGGACACACACCCACGACCACCGAGTGCCACCGCCAACAACTGTATTGACCGTATAGGGTTCAGCGTCTTTCATACTCCGGCCTAATCTTCACAGAGCTTCACTCGATTGCTCCTCCGAATTCAGCCACCAATCACTGCAAGGAACACCAAACAGCTCGAACACTTCCACGAGAATCAAGAACCGGCGACCACAACCGACGAAGAAACGGCTCGGCCCCAGAGTCAATAGCCAGCGAGACGCAGGTGAGCCACCATCTCCCGAAAAACCACAGCCGGACCACTATCGAGGAAGAAGGTGCATAGCCGGGAGCAGAGTAAAACGACAACCACCATAATCAGTGCTATGTCGACACAAAACCTAAGCTACAGCCGAAATCGAacacagaaaaataaaacacaaactttggccggaccggcggtggcgAGAAAACCTAAACCGCCGGCCGGAAACGAGATAACACAACGGAAACTCTAGAGCAAAACAGAAGATTCTAGAGAgagattcgttttttttttttgagcaaatatattttcttcatcTTATATTTCATAATTATCAACTAGTGTTTAAGTTCAAGTTGTTGGATCATTATTAGGTCTGAAATCATTGtcaagacaagaaaaaaatacGATGTGCTTTTTTATTGGCAAAGAGAGAAATGAAAGTTCATTTTACATcttatatacatacatatttataaagtaCAATTTTTGTCAAATACAGAAATGGAACTAAACATATTAGCAGTTTTCTAATTCGATTTATTTGAGAGATGGGTTTGGAATTAAGAAACCTAATGAATCGAATGAACAAATGAAaggctttatttattttctttttggacGGCAAACGAAAGGTCGATATATCATCCTccaataaataagaaaattactTGCTCATACGTAAGTGATCTTAATTTTCTTGGGCGGTGGAAGCACCACGGTAACCTTGGTTAAAGTTTAAAGTCTTCTATATCTAGGTTTGGGATACTGTAGAAGAACTATACCCAAGGTTTTTATATGCAATTGTTTGCAAATAAATCCAGGTTTCAAATTCTGGAGAGAACgatttattaaacaattatgcAAATTACGGAAGAAATGCTTACAAGGGATCTATAACATGGTGCAAGTTAATCTGATCATACATGaatcttcataggacggctcaagTGATacagttaggcgtagatctcATAAGACatgtagtattgtcggttgtcgaagcGTCTATGTAATCTTTCTCATATCAtaattataatatcataataaatcagcgttaaaaaaaacaaaccgagAATTTGTTTAAATAGAAAATGACAACTTGTTTTCAACGAACTACTTGATTAGAATAGAAgcatactattttttttttaaatataagcaGAGTTACTCTGCAAATAGAGAATTTATTGTTGAAAATCCACGCATTGTATCCATTAAAAGCAAAACATCAGTTAAAAGATGACACTTGCATTTAATTAAACGGATTAGGCTTGGCATTGTATCCGACACCCGAATCTGAACCCCAACCCGATCCAAACACCTGAACCAAAATCTGAAACGATGTAGTAAAATAGCTGAACGGGTATTGAGTTAGAAGAGACTGATTATCTGAATCCAAGTGGATAATATCAAAACCCGAacatatatccaaaaataactaaacatgtGTATACTTAATCCTATATTCCTAGTTTACTTCTcttattttattgaaaatatttatattgatgttgtATGTGACTCAAGATCATTTGATAAATATAGTTGTAATTTGCTATTCACTTAAAATGCATATTAAGCTTTTTGTTTCATGCATCAACAAAATTGCAtccaaattttcaaaagaacaaGTATATTAGTgtctttctatttttaaagttttgtttcgaaatctattaatcatctaacgtattaaaaatttaaaaataattaagttaattgtaaaattttaaatacaaaaaataacaataaagaatttgaatttttcttttccaaaatctaaaatatctaaTCCCGATTTAAAACAGTTGATCCCGAATTAGAAATATTCAAATTCTGATAtgtaaaaatatccgaacatgATCTAAATCTGTATATCAATATATCTGAAATTCGAAATATCCGATTCGAACCCGAGGAAGTATCTGCAAAATAGAGAGTGAAAAGATACACGCCTCTCCCACgaataaaggaaaaaataatttctatagTTTTgcgtagtttttttttttttttgctaaaaaaagggttaaacccgggtcaatgatgacacaagcctaacccccgggtggaggtacagcccacggatagacccactcctgggcattcaaatgagtccaAAGCAATGgacccatatccgtgtggccaaTGAGAATCGAACCCGGGACCGTATTGAGGCCGAAGCTCTCTCAAGTACCACTAGACTAACCCCACTAGAATACCTTTTGTTTTACGGAACGAAATCAAAATATTCGTCTAATGTGAAAGAGccgaaagaaacaaaacaaagaaggACATAGTTGTTCGCAACAAATAACAATGGGACAGTATTGTCGTTCTCTTAAACCAGAGATTTAAGACATCTCACATCTGAAACAGTGTGTGGGCCTCATTCCCATGAAAACTACTTCTCAACTAATATAATGCAACAACAACCATTAGAACATGTCCAACGGTTAAGTTATTAATccaagtaaataaaatattagttgtTTAG includes:
- the LOC108823764 gene encoding homeobox protein HD1, coding for MQETALGMIGATVGGGDREAVLVVEQNRQMKGEIATHPMYEQLLAAHVACLRVATPIDQLPIIEAQLSRSQHLLRSYASTAVGFSHHDRHELDNFLAQYVMVLCSFKEQLQQHVRVHAVEAVMACREIENNLHSLTGAILGEGSGATMSEDEDDFQMDFSLDTSDLSCGHDMTGFGPLLPTESERSLMERVRQELKLELKQGFKSRIEDVREEIMRKRRAGKLPGDTTTVLKNWWQQHCKWPYPTEDDKAKLVEETGLQLKQINNWFINQRKRNWHNSHSLASSKSKRKH